A region of Anolis sagrei isolate rAnoSag1 chromosome 2, rAnoSag1.mat, whole genome shotgun sequence DNA encodes the following proteins:
- the LOC132765114 gene encoding antigen-presenting glycoprotein CD1d2-like, giving the protein MSCRCFLIILFCGVRAVSIPLPVGPHALQIFQTVAFYSADVVDIYNVGVFLGDVQAIVFDSQTWTIRFLQPWARSCLMSQEWELLEKIFKYYFTGFKQAVNKLVLDLHRSYPLVVQSFVFCEIESDETKRCFYDGAVDGEGIVVFSANNATWVAQMDDEWILYIQNFLNKDKGTSTILQRLLLNTFVKAVKIALLTGNVTVYKQDKPVAVVFAQEPPETTDSLLLVCRVTGFYPHLINVSWLQDEVALPSSRINSTTIMPNYDLTYQIRSSLAIKSTETSHSYACRIQHSSLDGKSLIIPWGKSSKATAVVISLILALLAAIAAAVYCRWKKRQHYEDISQAQRPI; this is encoded by the exons TCTCCATTCCTCTCCCAGTGGGCCCTCATGCCCTCCAAATATTTCAGACGGTAGCCTTCTACAGTGCTGATGTTGTCGATATATACAACGTGGGTGTTTTTCTTGGAGATGTGCAGGCCATTGTGTTTGACAGCCAAACCTGGACGATCAGATTCCTTCAACCTTGGGCCAGAAGTTGCCTCATGTCACAGGAATGGGAACTGCTGGAGAAGATTTTCAAATACTATTTCACAGGCTTCAAACAAGCTGTCAACAAGCTTGTTCTGGATTTACATAGAAGCT ATCCTCTTGTTGTGCAGTCATTCGTCTTCTGTGAAATTGAGTCTGATGAAACAAAGAGGTGCTTTTATGATGGTGCTGTAGATGGGGAAGGCATTGTTGTATTCAGTGCCAATAATGCCACCTGGGTTGCCCAAATGGATGATGAATGGATTCTCTACATTCAAAACTTCCTCAACAAGGACAAGGGCACATCAACAATTCTTCAAAGACTGTTGTTAAACACATTCGTAAAAGCCGTCAAGATTGCCCTTCTGACTGGAAATGTGACTGTGTACAAACAAG ATAAACCTGTTGCTGTGGTCTTTGCCCAGGAGCCTCCTGAAACCACTGACTCCCTCCTATTGGTTTGCCGAGTGACGGGTTTTTATCCACACCTCATCAACGTCTCCTGGCTTCAGGATGAAGTAGCCTTGCCCAGCTCAAGGATCAACTCCACCACCATCATGCCTAACTACGACCTGACCTACCAAATCAGGAGTTCTCTGGCAATTAAGTCAACGGAGACTTCGCACAGTTATGCTTGCAGGATACAGCACAGCAGCCTTGATGGGAAAAGTCTCATCATCCCGTGGG GAAAATCCAGCAAAGCCACTGCAGTAGTCATCAGCCTTATACTTGCTTTATTGGCGGCTATTGCAGCTGCAGTCTATTGTCGTTGGAAGAAACGTCA ACATTATGAAGACATAAGCCAAGCACAGCGGCCAATCTGA
- the LOC132765118 gene encoding zinc finger protein 345-like → MGENFFQCSNPVESVLGSPDIFQHQQSSLTDGLYKCLECGKCFAHSKNFSTHQRIHTGEKPYKCPDCGKRYGASSTLSRHRKIHMEEKPYKCPDCEKSFSYKADLIKHHRVHTGEKPYVCRDCGKSFSQSSNFVTHQRSHTGEKPYECPDCGKSFTVSSSLIEHQRVHTAEKPFLCTKCGKSFNRSSHLNVHQRIHTGERPFQCLDCGKGFTILSTLSKHQRIHTGEKPYKCPKCERSFRVSSILTQHIRTHTGEKPYICLECGRCFSQKSPLISHQRLHTRQKNV, encoded by the coding sequence ATGGGAGAAAATTTCTTTCAGTGTTCCAATCCTGTTGAAAGTGTTTTGGGAAGCCCAGATATCTTTCAACACCAGCAAAGCAGTCTAACTGATGGGctatataaatgcctggagtgtgggaaatgtttcgcTCACAGCAAGAACTTCAGTACTCACCAGAGGATCCACACTGGAGAAAAACCTTACAAGTGTCCTGATTGTGGGAAAAGATACGGTGCCAGCTCGACCCTTAGTAGGCATCGAAAAATCCACATGGAagaaaaaccctataaatgtcctgactgtgagaagagTTTTAGTTATAAAGCAGACCTGATTAAACACCATCgagttcacactggggagaaaccttatgtgTGCCGTGACTGTGGGAAGAGCTTTAGTCAGAGCTCGAATTTTGTTACTCATCAGAGaagccacacaggagagaaaccttaTGAATGCCCTGATTGTGGGAAAAGTTTTACGGTGAGTTCAAGCCTTATCGAACATCAGCGAGTGCATACTGCTGAGAAGCCCTTCTTGTGTACAAAATGTGGGAAAAGTTTCAATCGGAGCTCACACCTAAATGTGCACCAACGAATCCACACTGGAGAGAGGCCATTTCAGTGTTTGGATTGTGGGAAAGGTTTTACCATCCTCTCCACCCTTAGTAAACACCAAAGGATCCACACTGGAGAAAAACCTTATAAATGCCCTAAATGTGAGCGAAGCTTTAGGGTGAGCTCAATCCTTACCCAGCATATcagaacccacacaggagagaagccgtacaTTTGCCTTGAGTGTGGGAGATGCTTCAGTCAAAAGTCACCTCTCATTTCTCACCAGAGACTTCATACTCGCCAAAAAAATGTATAG